The proteins below are encoded in one region of Ricinus communis isolate WT05 ecotype wild-type chromosome 6, ASM1957865v1, whole genome shotgun sequence:
- the LOC8272247 gene encoding probable prolyl 4-hydroxylase 9 has product MKTKTKRLKKKKLGLPAVILVCSVFFVAGFYASTLISQDVPVIKPRLRMLEVTDEEKHQAMPRGVTGESYIESIPFQVLSWKPRAVYFPDFATPEQCKNIIEMAKLRLKPSGLALRKGETAESTKGTRTSSGTFLSASEDGTGTLDFIEHKIARATMIPRSHGEAFNILRYEIGQKYDSHYDSFNPAEYGPQMSQRVASFLLYLSDVEKGGETMFPFENGVKISSVYDYKKCAGLKVKPRQGDGILFYSLLPNGTIDQTSLHGSCPVIEGEKWVATKWIRDQVQMD; this is encoded by the exons ATGAAAACCAAAACGAAGcgtttgaagaagaagaagttagGGTTACCAGCTGTTATACTTGTATGCTCTGTCTTTTTCGTCGCCGGATTCTACGCTTCCACTTTAATCTCTCAG GATGTGCCTGTTATTAAACCAAGATTGAGAATGCTTGAAGTTACGGATGAAGAGAAGCATCAGGCTATGCCACGTGGCGTTACTGGAGAATCTTATATTGAATCAATTCCATTTCAG GTTTTAAGCTGGAAACCAAGAGCTGTTTATTTTCCAGACTTTGCAACCCCAGAACAGtgcaaaaatataattgaaatggCAAAGTTGCGCCTAAAACCATCTGGCCTGGCTTTGCGAAAGGGAGAAACTGCTGAGAGCACTAAGGGGACCAGAACAAg TTCAGGTACATTTCTTAGTGCATCAGAAGATGGAACTGGAACCTTGGACTTTATTGAGCACAAAATCGCAAGAGCTACAATGATCCCAAGGTCCCATGGGGAG GCATTCAATATATTGCGTTATGAAATTGGGCAGAAGTATGATTCGCATTATGATTCATTCAATCCAGCAGAATATGGTCCACAGATGAGTCAAAGG GTTGCTTCTTTCCTGTTGTATTTGTCTGATGTAGAAAAAGGTGGAGAAACCATGTTTCCTTTTGAG AATGGCGTAAAAATAAGTTCAGTctatgattataaaaaatgcGCTGGTTTAAAAGTGAAACCTCGGCAAGGTGATGGGATTCTGTTTTACTCACTGCTTCCAAATGGTACAATTGATCAG ACATCTCTTCACGGAAGCTGCCCCGTTATTGAAGGCGAAAAATGGGTAGCAACAAAGTGGATTAGAGATCAAGTGCAAATGGACTAA
- the LOC8272246 gene encoding uncharacterized protein LOC8272246, whose translation MVKAGIARTRMFILREAKQVQGHFSSYRAAGYDHNHHHNQQQQQQQNEQHQESGNLSHEGKMNYNSSCWVPHPRTGIYVPKGHERVMDDVPEGAASFNQTYWLRTVDGVERPDPDVPSDHYLSFNLY comes from the exons ATGGTTAAGGCTGGGATTGCAAGAACAAGGATGTTTATTCTTAG GGAAGCAAAGCAAGTCCAGGGCCATTTTAGTAGTTATCGAGCTGCAGGATACGATCATAACCACCACCATaatcagcagcagcagcagcagcaaaatGAACAACATCAAGAGTCAGGAAACCTGAGCCATGAAGGAAAGATGAACTACAATTCGTCATGCTGGGTACCTCATCCTCGCACAGGGATATATGTCCCCAAAGGGCATGAAAGGGTTATGGACGATGTCCCAGAAGGTGCAGCTTCTTTTAATCAGACATATTGGCTGAGGACTGTTGATGGCGTTGAGAGGCCGGACCCTGATGTTCCTTCTGATCATTATTTgtcttttaatttgtattaa
- the LOC8272245 gene encoding probable E3 ubiquitin-protein ligase RHY1A encodes MTSASELFYQRRSRVGRADLELESDRNFHFNYTRRHPHHHTHTHSRHDLDGCDPSRRSSPHVRHRLSSHSDRASVRLDQATSQLAPGNSINTETLSSTSRPRMTGNDRLPGAVLLARARLLERLRGVSLSGNRRSSRASFGIYDREFTFGDDLRIVDTGDWRTDIAPGRSSRGTSFTESIYTTERLQLAEESYKKKPPGLTPEDLECLQLEIFSSWEKGVEGIVSQASWDCSICLESFKDGDKLICLPCNHRFHSSCLDPWVRTCGDCPYCRRDIAVSSRSS; translated from the exons ATGACGAGCGCATCGGAGTTATTTTATCAGAGAAGGTCGCGTGTAGGCCGAGCAGATCTAGAACTCGAATCTGACCGTAATTTTCACTTCAATTACACTCGGCGCCATCCTCATCATCATACTCATACTCATAGCCGTCATGATTTGGATGGCTGTGATCCTTCCCGGAGATCATCACCGCATGTTCGCCATCGCCTTTCCTCTCACTCT GACCGTGCATCAGTTCGGCTTGATCAGGCTACCAGTCAACTTGCACCAGGAAACAGTATTAACACAGAAACTTTAAGCAGCACAAGCAGACCAAGAATGACTGGAAATGACAGGCTTCCTGGAGCTGTGCTACTTGCAAGGGCAAGACTTCTTGAAAGATTGAGAGGCGTTTCATTATCCGGAAACag GCGAAGTAGCAGAGCATCCTTTGGTATTTATGACAGGGAGTTCACATTTGGTGATGACTTGAGGATTGTTGACACGGGGGACTGGAGAACTGACATTGCTCCAGGCAGGTCTTCCAGAGGAACCTCTTTTACGGAGTCAATTTACACAACAGAAAGACTTCAACTGGCAGAGGAATCATACAAGAAGAAACCACCTGGTCTAACTCCAGAAGATCTTGAATGTTTGCAGTTGGAAATCTTTAGCAGCTGGGAAAAGGGTGTTGAAGGGATTGTTTCTCAGGCCTCATGGGATTGTAGTATATGTCTTGAAAGTTTCAAGGATGGAGATAAGCTTATTTGCTTACCATGTAACCATAGGTTCCACTCTTCCTGCCTGGATCCCTGGGTTCGAACTTGTGGTGACTGTCCATATTGTCGAAGAGATATAGCTGTAAGTAGTCGCAGTTCATAA
- the LOC8272244 gene encoding probable protein phosphatase 2C 63: MMLRTFYRPLERCFGRIAGGGTAGGGGDGLLWHTELKPHASGDYSIAVVQANSNLEDQSQVFTSPSATYIGVYDGHGGPEASRFVNKHLFPFMHKFATEQGGLSADVIKKAFNATEEEFCHLVKRSLPMKPQIASVGSCCLVGAITDDVLYVANLGDSRAVLGRKAFEDKKKPVVAERLSTDHNVSVEEVRKEVEALHPDDSHVVVYTRGVWRIKGIIQVSRSIGDVYLKKPEFNRDPLFQQFGNPVPLKRPVMTAEPSILIRELRPQDLFLIFASDGLWEQLSDEAAVEIVFKNPRAGIAKRLVRAALQEAAKKREMRYDDIKKIDRGIRRHFHDDITVIVIYLDHQKGTSNGRSKHNAVGCTIAPVDIFSLNADQVEQDLLRTIT, from the exons ATGATGCTACGCACGTTTTACAGGCCGTTGGAACGTTGTTTTGGGAGGATAGCCGGTGGTGGAACTGCCGGTGGTGGTGGGGATGGATTGCTGTGGCATACGGAATTGAAACCGCATGCTTCGGGGGATTACTCGATAGCAGTAGTACAAGCGAATTCGAATTTAGAAGATCAAAGCCAAGTGTTCACGTCACCGTCAGCTACTTATATTGGGGTTTATGATGGTCATGGTGGTCCTGAAGCTTCTAGATTTGTTAATAAACATTTGTTCCCTTTTATGCACA AATTTGCTACAGAACAAGGTGGGTTATCCGCGGATGTGATAAAGAAGGCATTTAATGCAACTGAGGAAGAATTTTGCCATTTAGTGAAACGGTCGTTGCCAATGAAGCCACAAATTGCTTCTGTTGGATCATGTTGTTTAGTTGGTGCAATCACAGATGATGTATTATATGTTGCAAACTTAGGAGACTCACGAGCAGTTCTTGGCCGAAAAGCTTTTGAGGATAAAAAAAAACCGGTAGTGGCAGAGCGGTTATCAACAGATCATAATGTTTCTGTTGAGGAGGTTAGGAAGGAAGTTGAAGCGCTTCATCCTGATGACTCACATGTTGTAGTGTATACTCGTGGAGTGTGGAGAATTAAGGGCATAATTCAG GTATCAAGATCTATTGGCGATGTTTATCTGAAGAAACCTGAATTTAACAGAGACCCACTGTTTCAGCAATTTGGAAACCCTGTTCCCTTGAAACGGCCTGTAATGACAGCAGAACCTTCAATACTCATTAGAGAGCTCAGACCACAAGACTTGTTCCTCATCTTTGCTTCAGATGGTCTGTGGGAACAGTTGAGTGATGAGGCAGCAGTAGAGATTGTTTTCAAAAACCCCAGAGCT GGGATTGCAAAGAGATTGGTGAGAGCTGCTCTTCAGGAGGCtgcaaagaaaagagagatgAGATATGAtgatataaagaaaattgacAGGGGAATAAGGCGTCATTTCCATGACGATATCACTGTGATTGTGATCTATCTTGATCACCAGAAAGGCACTTCAAATGGTAGATCGAAGCACAATGCCGTTGGCTGCACAATTGCGCCTGTTGACATTTTCTCCCTAAATGCAGACCAAGTAGAGCAGGATCTACTTCGCACAATTACTTGA